One window from the genome of Clostridia bacterium encodes:
- a CDS encoding Sapep family Mn(2+)-dependent dipeptidase, which translates to MEDIVKSLVDFVKIQSVEGTPEPNAPFGQKVREGLDYILNLAKSFGLTVRDIDGYAGEIEYGDAKDVVGVLTHADVVPLGDGWTYEQGEIVNGRIYGRGTVDDKGPTIAILYALKQIKEEGIKLNKTLRLIVGCNEESGCKCMEHYIELGRMPEIGFSPDSDFPLISCEKTILQLKAFIPLDEFWEQNVLELKAGLRPNMVPAKAQIKLKKSALPKYYSELIQKHQADATEDKDIITLNFSGVSAHGSTPEAGDSALWKVFEFLSDIDAWGVTRSIKHYLLNAEACKNMGVYIDDGDRSGKQTLNVGTANYNKDYNTLELTLDFRCPIPQDINTIINRLKDLFSGAKVEIYHHMPYLYADSEGNLVKTLLASYEKFTGVTNAKGIITGGGTYARYLKNGVAFGPTFPGEDPRIHNADENISIESLKKLVDIYKDAMINLAK; encoded by the coding sequence ATGGAAGACATCGTAAAAAGTTTAGTTGATTTTGTAAAGATTCAAAGTGTAGAAGGCACACCCGAACCCAATGCGCCTTTTGGTCAAAAGGTAAGAGAAGGACTTGATTATATCCTCAACTTGGCAAAATCTTTTGGCTTAACCGTAAGAGATATTGACGGTTATGCAGGAGAAATCGAGTATGGAGACGCAAAAGATGTTGTAGGCGTATTGACTCATGCCGATGTTGTTCCTCTTGGCGATGGTTGGACATACGAACAAGGCGAAATCGTCAACGGAAGAATATATGGCAGAGGAACTGTTGATGACAAAGGTCCTACAATCGCCATTTTGTATGCGCTAAAGCAAATAAAAGAAGAAGGAATTAAACTCAACAAGACATTAAGACTTATTGTCGGCTGCAATGAAGAAAGCGGCTGTAAATGCATGGAACATTATATCGAGTTAGGCAGAATGCCTGAAATCGGTTTTTCTCCCGATTCTGATTTCCCTCTTATTTCGTGTGAAAAGACAATTTTGCAGCTAAAAGCTTTTATTCCTCTAGATGAATTTTGGGAGCAAAACGTGCTAGAATTAAAAGCTGGATTAAGACCTAATATGGTGCCTGCAAAAGCCCAAATCAAGCTAAAAAAATCGGCACTGCCTAAATATTATTCTGAGCTTATCCAAAAACATCAAGCTGATGCAACTGAAGATAAAGATATTATTACTCTTAACTTCTCTGGAGTTTCTGCACATGGCAGCACGCCAGAAGCAGGCGATAGCGCATTGTGGAAAGTGTTTGAATTCTTGTCAGATATAGACGCTTGGGGAGTTACAAGGTCTATCAAGCATTATCTTCTAAATGCAGAAGCCTGCAAAAATATGGGTGTATACATTGATGACGGCGACAGAAGCGGTAAGCAAACTCTAAATGTAGGCACAGCTAATTACAACAAAGACTACAACACATTAGAGCTTACTTTGGACTTTAGATGCCCTATCCCTCAAGATATTAACACGATAATTAATCGTCTTAAAGATCTGTTTAGTGGCGCAAAAGTTGAAATATATCATCACATGCCCTATCTTTATGCAGATTCGGAAGGCAATCTTGTAAAGACTTTGTTAGCTTCTTATGAAAAATTCACAGGAGTTACTAATGCAAAAGGCATTATAACAGGCGGCGGAACTTATGCAAGATATCTAAAAAACGGCGTTGCTTTTGGTCCCACATTCCCTGGCGAAGATCCTAGAATTCATAATGCTGACGAAAATATATCCATAGAAAGTCTAAAAAAACTGGTGGATATATATAAAGATGCAATGATTAATTTAGCAAAATAA
- the gltX gene encoding glutamate--tRNA ligase encodes MVRTRFAPSPTGYMHIGNLRTALYAYLFARANNGEFILRIEDTDIERTVKGAIDVIYNTLHEAGLDYDEGPDIGGDYGPYIQTQRKDIYNEYGHKLVETGAAYYCFCTKERLEQLRASGATKYDKYCLHHVSLDEAKARIKNGEPYVIRQNIPEHGVSSYKDLVFGEISVDYKDLEDNILLKSDGMPTYNFANVIDDHLMKINYVIRGAEYLTSTNKYNLIYDAFGWERPQYIHLQPIMKDASHKLSKRTGDASFEDFLAKGYLSEAIINYIALLGWSPKDNREKLSLDELKQLFSLDGLSKSPSIFDEQKMRWLNSLYIKELSTDAFTQKAKPYYDSLGFKGKYDYNKLTSLLQSRVEILSDITEKAKFLNEFGNFDFALFENKKLKTDVNAAKDILPKLLTRLESIQSFDNATLFENLKEFANELNIKNGALFWIMRIALTGAEITPGGATEMADLMGKDESIERLKTTLKRLENV; translated from the coding sequence ATGGTAAGAACTAGATTTGCACCTAGCCCCACAGGCTATATGCATATAGGAAATCTTAGAACTGCATTATATGCATATTTGTTTGCAAGAGCCAATAACGGCGAGTTTATTTTGCGCATTGAGGATACAGATATTGAACGTACAGTCAAGGGCGCAATAGACGTTATTTATAACACCTTGCATGAAGCAGGATTAGATTATGATGAAGGTCCGGATATTGGCGGAGATTATGGCCCGTATATTCAGACTCAAAGAAAAGATATATATAATGAATATGGACACAAGCTTGTAGAAACAGGTGCTGCTTATTATTGCTTTTGCACAAAAGAAAGATTGGAGCAATTAAGAGCAAGCGGTGCAACCAAATATGACAAATACTGTTTGCACCATGTGAGCCTAGATGAAGCAAAAGCCCGTATCAAAAACGGCGAGCCTTACGTCATAAGACAAAACATTCCTGAACACGGAGTTTCTTCATATAAGGATTTGGTCTTTGGAGAAATCAGCGTTGACTACAAGGATCTAGAAGACAATATTCTGTTAAAATCCGATGGTATGCCCACATATAATTTTGCCAATGTTATTGACGACCACTTGATGAAAATCAATTATGTTATAAGAGGTGCCGAATACCTTACTTCAACCAATAAATATAATCTAATATATGATGCTTTTGGCTGGGAGCGCCCTCAATATATTCATCTTCAACCTATTATGAAAGACGCATCTCACAAATTGTCCAAGCGTACAGGAGATGCAAGCTTTGAGGACTTTTTGGCTAAGGGGTATTTGAGTGAAGCGATTATCAACTACATCGCACTTTTGGGCTGGAGCCCTAAGGATAATAGAGAAAAGTTATCGTTAGATGAACTTAAGCAATTATTTTCTTTGGATGGCTTATCCAAGTCGCCTTCTATATTTGATGAGCAAAAAATGCGTTGGCTTAATTCGCTTTATATAAAAGAACTGTCTACCGATGCATTTACCCAAAAAGCCAAGCCATATTATGACAGCCTAGGCTTTAAGGGTAAATATGATTACAATAAGCTTACTTCACTTTTGCAATCCCGTGTTGAGATTTTATCTGATATAACAGAAAAAGCTAAGTTTTTAAATGAATTTGGCAATTTTGATTTTGCATTATTTGAAAACAAAAAACTAAAAACAGATGTAAATGCTGCAAAAGACATTTTGCCTAAACTATTGACTAGACTCGAAAGCATTCAATCTTTTGACAATGCTACGCTGTTTGAAAACTTGAAAGAATTTGCTAATGAACTGAATATTAAGAACGGTGCATTATTTTGGATAATGCGTATTGCGCTTACAGGCGCAGAAATTACACCTGGCGGCGCAACCGAAATGGCTGATCTGATGGGAAAAGATGAATCAATAGAAAGGTTAAAAACAACATTAAAACGACTTGAAAATGTATAA
- the radC gene encoding DNA repair protein RadC, with translation MKKDRDHPHYGHRQRLREELKNHGADSFYDHKLLEIYLFPFVPWKDTNEIAHTLLQTFGSLKNIIYADWKELASVKGMTENAALNISLLPEIIKRVNYQYELAADRIDNFSQAKNIAIANLSNKQKEEVLLICLDTSGKIVRKRIISQGGLNEAYVNPRTVSEEAFRFSADKVLIAHNHPSGIAEPSKNDLEFTVNLTLALAYLDIILIDHIIVAGNNAYSFKKEGLISKALNEHIDKLPQKVVADIKKETNLW, from the coding sequence TTGAAAAAGGATAGAGATCATCCTCACTATGGACACCGCCAAAGATTGAGAGAGGAACTAAAGAATCATGGAGCCGACAGCTTTTATGATCATAAGTTGTTGGAAATCTATTTGTTCCCATTTGTGCCTTGGAAAGATACCAACGAAATTGCGCATACATTGCTGCAAACTTTTGGTTCTTTGAAAAACATTATATATGCTGATTGGAAAGAACTAGCAAGCGTAAAAGGCATGACTGAAAACGCAGCACTTAATATCTCATTGCTGCCTGAAATTATTAAGAGAGTAAATTATCAATATGAACTTGCAGCGGATAGAATTGATAATTTTTCTCAGGCCAAGAATATAGCGATTGCTAACCTTAGCAATAAACAAAAAGAAGAAGTGCTGCTAATTTGCCTAGACACTTCGGGGAAAATAGTGCGAAAACGCATTATTTCGCAAGGCGGACTAAACGAAGCATACGTCAATCCTAGAACAGTATCCGAAGAAGCATTCAGATTTTCGGCTGACAAAGTTTTGATTGCTCATAATCATCCGTCAGGAATTGCAGAGCCTTCAAAAAATGATTTGGAATTTACTGTTAATTTGACGCTTGCGCTGGCATATTTGGATATAATATTGATAGACCATATCATTGTAGCTGGAAACAACGCTTACAGCTTTAAAAAAGAAGGGCTTATCTCAAAAGCGTTAAATGAACATATAGACAAATTACCTCAAAAGGTTGTAGCAGATATAAAGAAGGAGACTAATTTATGGTAA
- a CDS encoding M1 family metallopeptidase, with amino-acid sequence MKKIRFKKLSAILLILILVFLSWGCKSELQKVSKNLSTYTITASYDEYSHTISAFQKVNYVNNYEVPLKELKFHLYPNAFRKGAKIKPVSQDELSLQKAYPNGESYGDIIINKVYVSGKQADFFIGGEDRNVMTVKFPMELYPNASFTIEFEFLLRLANTPHRLGYTDKCVNLGNWFPIACVYEDGDFVTYAYYSNGDPFYSEVANFNVELTLNSDFFVASTGRNVGTLLKGNTKTLKFQAFAVRDFAFVLNKEFSTISATAGNVTVTYFYYDDPQAQTSLKAAIDAINTFSAMFGSFPYTHLNIVKTPFIHGGMEYPSLIYISDSVVDKEAYLETIIHETAHQWWYSLVGNDQVRYGWLDEGLTEYTTTVFYEKNPSYGQSHGDRIMQTLQQYLIYIEMHKSVY; translated from the coding sequence ATGAAAAAAATAAGATTTAAAAAATTATCTGCTATCTTATTGATATTAATTTTAGTCTTTTTGAGTTGGGGATGTAAATCTGAACTTCAAAAAGTTTCTAAAAATCTAAGCACTTATACGATTACCGCAAGCTATGATGAATACAGCCATACAATAAGTGCATTTCAAAAAGTCAATTATGTCAATAATTATGAAGTTCCATTAAAAGAATTAAAATTTCATCTATATCCCAATGCTTTTAGAAAAGGCGCCAAGATTAAACCTGTAAGCCAAGATGAGCTTTCGTTACAAAAAGCATATCCAAACGGAGAAAGCTATGGAGATATTATTATTAATAAAGTCTATGTTTCAGGAAAGCAAGCGGACTTTTTTATAGGCGGTGAAGACAGAAATGTTATGACCGTAAAGTTTCCTATGGAATTATATCCCAATGCGAGCTTTACAATAGAGTTTGAATTTTTGCTAAGACTTGCCAATACTCCACACCGCCTGGGTTATACGGACAAATGCGTAAACCTTGGCAACTGGTTTCCAATTGCATGCGTTTATGAAGACGGGGATTTTGTAACTTATGCATATTACTCTAATGGAGATCCATTTTATTCTGAAGTTGCCAATTTTAATGTAGAGCTTACGCTTAACAGTGATTTTTTTGTTGCATCTACTGGCAGAAATGTAGGAACTCTTTTAAAAGGCAATACCAAAACTTTGAAGTTTCAAGCTTTTGCTGTGCGCGATTTTGCTTTTGTCTTGAATAAAGAGTTTTCGACCATAAGCGCGACTGCAGGCAATGTAACCGTAACATATTTTTATTATGACGATCCGCAAGCCCAAACATCGCTAAAAGCTGCAATTGACGCTATCAATACTTTTTCGGCGATGTTTGGCAGCTTTCCTTATACTCATCTTAATATAGTTAAAACGCCATTTATTCATGGAGGAATGGAATATCCTAGTCTAATATATATTTCTGACAGTGTTGTTGACAAAGAAGCTTATCTAGAAACCATTATTCATGAAACTGCTCATCAATGGTGGTATTCTTTGGTGGGAAACGACCAAGTCAGATACGGCTGGCTGGATGAAGGACTTACAGAATATACTACCACAGTTTTTTATGAAAAAAATCCGTCATACGGTCAAAGTCATGGCGATCGTATAATGCAGACTTTACAGCAATACTTGATTTATATAGAAATGCACAAAAGCGTCTAT